A window of Phragmites australis chromosome 2, lpPhrAust1.1, whole genome shotgun sequence genomic DNA:
atCTCAAGTTTTAAACTTTGTGTTCAATTCTAACCATGAGACTCGTCTTTTATTGGATCTttaagtttggtttttgaattttttgagtttttgttttGTTCAGACGGATCTTCTAGGTTGATCTCTATGTTTTCATTGTATTTTGTGTTGCACTTTATTTTTAAATGCGTTAGGTAATAAAAATAGGATAATACtatttattttgaaagaaatttattgagacacCTATTTATACTCATATAATTAGTATTTTTGTCCTATAGACATGGTTAGGTAGTATTTGGAAACGAGACCATTTTTGTGCGCGGTGAGAAATCAGTCATGCCAAATGTTGGTCCCATGGAAATTTAGGGACATGTTGATGGTCAGGTCATTATGCTGCGAGAGAATGGAAGCCTCTTGTCGGAGAAATGGTTCTTCCGCTAGCTATAGTTAAGTGATATGACATGCTCATCACATCACTGGGCTGTAGCCAGTGGCGAAGCTTACATTCAGCTAATACGTACCAtacatttattttaaaattgtatGTGTTGCACAATGAAGTGGTGCACTGCGATCAGTTTGCCGCTAGCTTCGCCCCTGGCTACAGCCCAGTGATGTGGCTACAGCCCAGCTTACATTCAGCTAATACGTACCATACGTTTCTTTTAAAATTATTGTTTGACAAAGCTTCCATAAATTATACTTAGAAACTAATCTAAGAGTTCTATCAAATAGAACCTTAATAGTTTTGACATAGTAGTTTAGTACGCAAGAAATAGTAGGGTCAATTTCGAGACCCAACACAGTGGGGGAAATTAGTAGAAAAAAGTCTTTAAAAAATCTCAGGCGAATCATCCGattataaaaagtaaaaaatcaaaatgattGACTACTAAGTAATCCGAATCAAACACCGGTAATGGATGGCTTAGGGTGTTCTTTTCGGCCTTATATGGGCCGCAGCCTCCAACAAGAGTACAAGACCCCAAGGCATGGGCTCCCCTGTTGTGCGCCCCACACGAGGCCACTTCCCTCCAAATATTTTCTCCCTCCCTTGCCTTTGTCGTTGCTCGCGaactcccctccccctcccctgtTACAAATACCCCACCGGGCCGGACAGCTCCCCTGCACACTCGCAGCTCTCGCAGTGTCCCAGGAACGGCAAGAGCCGTATCTTCCTCACGCGAGCAGCATATCCAAGATCGCAGCCGCGGCCATGGACGCCAGCCAGGCAccgcctctcctcctctccgctCCCACTCTCAGCATTGACCTCCCCGCGGCAAAGGACAAGGCCGCCGCCGTGTTCGACCTGCGGCGGGAGCCCAAAATCCCGGCGCCATTCGTGTGGCCGCCCGCCGACGCCCGGCCGACCTTGGCCGCGGAGCTGGGCATGCCGGTGGTCGACGTGGGCGTGCTGCGCAATGGCGACGGCGCGGGGctgcgcgccgcggcggcgcagGTGGCCGCGGCGTGCGCGACCCACGGGTTCTTCCAGGTGTGGGGGCACGGCGTGGACGCGGCCCTCGCGCGCGCCGCGCTGGACGGCGCCAGCGACTTTTTCCGGCTGCCGCTGGCCGAGAAGCAGCGCGCCCGGCGTGTCCCTGGCGCCGTGTCCGGGTACACGAGCGCGCACGCCGACCGGTTCTCATCCAAGCTCCCCTGGAAGGAGACCCTCTCCTTCGGATTCCACGACGGTGCCGCCTCACCCGTCGTCGTCGACTACATCACCAGCACCCTCGGCCACGATTTCGAGCAAATGGGGTAACGACACAAATGATCACTAACCGTCTTATTCGTCCATGGATATTGACATTGCATTCGACAACGTATCGACCAGTCCAATACGTATTAACCCCCATGTACGTATGTACGTACGGCAGGCGGGTGTACCAGAGGTACTGCGAGGAGATGAAGGAACTGTCGCTGACGATCATGGAGCTGCTGGAACTGAGCCTGGGCGTGGAGCGCGGCTACTACCGTGAGTTCTTCAAGGACAGCCGCTCCATCATGCGGTGCAACTACTACCCGCCGTGCCCGGAGCCGGAGCGCACGCTGGGCACGGGCCCGCACTGCGACCCCACCGCGCTCACCATCCTCCTCCAGGATGACGTCGGCGGCCTCGAGGTCCTCGTCGACGGTGACTGGCGCCCCGTCCGCCCCGTCCCTGGCGCCATGGTCATCAACATCGGCGACACCTTCATGGTATCATCTCCTCTGTTCTTTTCCTGCTCTGTTTTCTGATAGAACTTATTGGACAGATCACACCACGCACACGTAGGCATGCCATGCTGCGTCGGTGGTAACGCAATGTAGACATGCATTCGAGTTGGTTCCATCTCGGTGATCGCGTCCGCggccacacacacacacacacacacacacacacacagaggaGTGGTCCGGGGTTGGTTCGCTCGCTGTTGGTTTCTGCCGTTGGAGGCTTGCGAGTTGTGAGAGGGTGTTTTGTATAGCTTTGCGCTGCGGCGGGGAGGGGAGTGGGATACGATACGACGCCGCCCCTGGACGGTGGCGCtttccgggggggggggggggggggcgtgccCAGGTGCGCGCGCTCGTCGTTTTCCTGGTTTTGGTGCCACCTCTGGGAGTCCGGGAAGGGATTGGAAGCCGGAGCGGCGGTGGAGCCGGTCGGGTCTTCCACCTATCTGCGACGCACAGTGCCGTGGCTGTGCGCCGCACGGGCAGCCGCTCTGGAATACAAGGTTGGGTCGGGGTTACCACTGGCAGCCAGGTTGCTAGCTGCTTCTACTTGGCTGTCGGGTCCTCCGCTTTCTAGCCGTTTCCGCTGCGTTTGTCGCGGTTTTGCTCGCGATCCGGCATGCCGGGGCCCCAGCTCGGCCCCTTGTTTTGCGGGTGGCGCTACCCCATCTATCATGCATTCGGTTTCCATACCTAGCCCGCCGGATGCATTGCACCCCAACAAACGAGTTCCTGTGCTTCGGAAAGCTTTGTACATGGCTCTAGATTGCATGTTGCTTGTTGCCCTGACTAAAGTTGCCACGAACGATTAATACTTTGCTTCCAACAACGAACGAGGAAAAGTCTTCTTTTTTTGTGCAGCTGCATGTCTGACCGGTTGATTCTTGTGCGCGCAGGCGCTGTCGAACGGGCGGTACAAGAGCTGCCTGCACCGCGCGGTGGTGAACCGGCGGCAGGAGCGCCGGTCGCTGGCCTTCTTCCTGTGCCCGCGCGAGGACCGCGTTGTGCGCCCGCCGCCCACCGGCGCCTCCCCGCGGCAGTACCCGGACTTCACCTGGGGCGACCTCATGCGCTTCACGCAGCGCCACTACCGCGCCGACACCCGCACCCTCGACGCCTTCAGCCGCTGGCTCTGCTGCCCCCACGGCCCAGCCCAGGAGACGGCCACCTCGTGCACCTAGCTCCTCGTGTCGTCCGGACTCCAAGCCCCGAGCCGTGCCAAAGCCGCCATCTCCTTCGTAGCGCGAATTTCGCCGGGGCCCGCCTGGGGATCAGCCACGCCCAGGTGCGGCGGGCGCGCGCGGGAGGTGGCGGCCTCGTGGCCGGCGGGCCCCACGCCGCCTTCCCATTTTTGGACGCTGGCGCGCTTGCCTGATGCGTCGACAGCCTAGTGTACATTTctaaatacatacatacatacatcatacatacataagcaagCGTGTGGGTTCCCTTCTGCATTTCCTCTGATTCCGAATTCCGATCGACGGCTGCGTGTTTGTACGTACGTGTACGTTCATGAGATCTCCGAATCTGGACGGACGCGATCACGCGTGGCTCACGTGGGCGATCCTTGTCTGGTAGCGATTGCTGCACGCGGGGCAAATGTTTGGTGGGCCCGTAGGAGAGGATAAAACtatccccaaccatattccctcaTTTCGTTTCTTTTCTGATTCTCTTCctcgttctcattccctttatttcctctcatctccaacaacttcccttcgaggggaatcgcgaagggaacggagagagaatcccgtcctgaagggaatgatcctgggaatcccgtcgtgaagggaaccgtgaagggaaaccgttgggaacgctgaagggaacgggaatcccttcacgacgggaatctgccCGTGAAGAGATTCCCTTGGGCATGGTCTAAGGATCCACTGACGTCACGTCCTGTCGTTGAAGTATGGGATTAGACTCACATATTAGTGATGAAGGATAGGATTAGACTCACATATTAGTGATGAAGAATGTCGACGTAAGGGGATCCGGATTCTATAGAAAAATATCAGTTTTTCTCTGTAAGGCAAGAGAGAAAAAATTATGGTCCTGGATTTACTTGATCTTGTACTGAAGCTCTCGTCTATCTAGACCTGCTATATTCGGAGATGTGTGAGGTTCAGCTCAAAGTGCAGAAATGGAGTTAAAAGTTTAACCCTTTCCTTCGAGATAGAACAGCTCGGTTCCTACTTCCTAGATTTATCTCATGACGGCGGATGCAGAGCAGCCCAAAACCGTGGCTTGCAAGTtgttaaatttgtaattaaaCATTAATGATCTACGTGGCAATCGTGTGAGCTAGAATCTCCTACAAAATATCCATGCCTGAGAGACGAAACAAAAACATCCGACTGCAATTTGATCCCTGCGTTCAACCGCTTCCAACCATGCCACATCCTGAACATTTTTGTACCTTTCCCAGTGATTCAGTTTGGGATCCCATTCAGTTTTTTCTCGCAGCAGTTGATAATTTGCACAACCCTGTAGCTTCAGCTGCTCCACTAAAATTCAGTGCCCATGAGTGCAGTAACCTGTCACACTGCTGGGCAGAATATAACCATCGTAGCCTCATTAGAACATCGATCGAAGCAACCAAGATGTCACTGTTCACCGTTGAGCGGGACCTCATGGAAGAGTTCAAATGTAGCATGAGTTCCGGATTGTTGGACTGCTATCCAACCAAGTGAAGGTTTTCTTAGTTAAAGAACAGATGCCCTCCACATACGAACTGCATTTAGCTATGATTTCTAGTACTATCTTGCAGCAACGTTGTGCAAGTTCAGAAAGAATAAATACGAGAAAAAACACAAATTATTCTACAATTACACCAAAGTCCTCTTTGGAACCCAGGATTCTCAAAACATAGGATTGAAGTGTCTGGAAAACGCAGGATTAAAGTTAACTAGCATCTTCACTCCTATGGAATAAAAAACCGCAGGATATATAGTGTCCGGATGTTTCACAGGAAAAGTACAGGAAATTTGGGAGTTAGATGTTCATTAGCAatagagagaaggaagagaaagAGCAAAGATGCATTGGAACTTTCGAAAGAACTGGAAACATGTGGTTAGAGCTCATGCTAGAATTCCTTCAAAATATGGAGGAAATCTTCTTATCCTATGAAATTCCTTTGCACCAATCCTATCATCCAAAGGGCACTTATAGGAATTTTTCCTTTGGATTTAATTCCTCCATTCTTTCCTCCACAATTTGTAATAAAGGAGGCCCAAAGCTTGTCTTTTGAGCACCAATAAGAATCATAAGCATATCTAGAGCTAAAATTCGTCTAATTTACCCTAACCAGTAACAGTTTTCTTCAACATATATTTCACATGCTTGCTTCAACCTCCTTGGGCCGCCATATCGACTTCTCAACGCAGAGCAAGCCCTCATTACCCTTGGTGTAAGTCATGCGCACCTCCCACTGCAGGGACTTCGCCATGTTTTCCAATTCGGTTATTGTCTCTGCGTTATCCCTCACAATCAGTTTGCCTTCCGGCCTCAATACTCGGTCAACCTCGGCAAAAACTGCCAACAATTTGCATCTGTAAACAAAGAACACAAAGTTATTTGTGTAACAAGTATAATAGATGCAAACATGCTGTAGCTGCATATCAAACAAACTCATCGAACTCAACAAACACATGAAAGGATTACTAATTTTAGCTGAACTCATTGCATAGGTCAGTTTGAACTTCAAACTTCCAATTGTATATATCACAGAAGGATAGAGTAATGGTCAGTCAGTTAAACTGTGAAAATAAAGTATTCAATGAACTAGACAAATGTGGGCTGCAGTCAAGGTCATAAATCCTTTAATGGTTGCTTTGAATAAAGCTAAGCTATTGTCAAGCATGTAGAACTGAAATCATGAAGAGCACAAAACACTAACCTCTTTTTGAGCTTTGAGAACAGATGGTCCGCGTGCAGAAGGTTATATGTTCTTGGGTAAGTGCTGAAAGATTCGCACCAGTCATGGTACATACCAAACAAACCACGCTCATAAATGATGGGCAGAGTGTCCGGTGAATCAATTGGCACAATGTTCATAACCCAGACCTTCTGGTCCCTCAGAGCTGCAGCAAAACTGCAATGCAGCAATGTAAAGCGTTCGATAAGAAACAACAATAAGGTGTCAAAATGCATTTCTTGTTGTCATTGTCAACAGTCTTCAATAAAACAGGGTAAAAATGAGTGGGTTTTGAAATCCAAATGCATcaccaagaaaaatatatatatatatttacatttccCCAGcttaattggaaaaaaaatgcttAAGGACTTAAGGACAAGTTGCCCACTTGCCCATTATGTTTTCTGCTAGCACTGTGCCAGCTTGGATCAATAGTAAGAAAGCGTAATCTGAATTACCAAAAGAAAAAGCTTGGACATGAAACTAAGGAAGCAAACCATTTACTTACCCTCCATACACAGCCCTCATGTCCATGACATTTCTTACTTTGGACCAGTCGATTCCCATACCATTCACGTACGATTTACTTACAACCCGTTTCCAGTGAGCGTAGTCTGCCTCGAAGTCTTCATTTGCTGGTTTTCCATAGACTCCAACTTGAGAACCATCAATCCAAAAAGGTGTCTTCTCAAGCCTTTGTGGCCATGACTCTGGCCATTTTGATCCTCGAACTGTCGGGCCAACAGGCAAtttgtgcatgcatgcttcCAAAGGTACATTCCTGCATATCAAAAGGTTGTGTAAGCAAAGCAGAGAACTACTTCATCACATTGAAAATATGGTCTACTCAAATAACCGAAATCATACCAAGCAGCATTTGCATCATCAGTTTCCTTGCATAATGGTGGGTTGTTTTCTGATCTTTTCTCATAGCAATTGTTGTCCGTTGGCTTCTGATATATGGCCATACCAACTTGGTTTAACTTATCCTTTGTCCTGCTGACCATCTTCCAGCACATGGACTTTGTCAGAGAGGACATGGCTGAAAAGAGTAAGCGATTGGGTGTTAGACAGAGAATTAAATTCACAGTTGGCTCGTAGCATGTATTTCGAAATTCGAAAAAGTGCAAGTCTGGCCCATCCATGAAGTTGGGTGCCTCTAATGCTTAGAAATTATTCACTGTTCTCGCTCATCAGCAGCTGAATTTGTGCTGCCAATAGTCACTACAGGGAAAGGGAAATAAAGAGTAACTAAACTTCCATTACAAGCGACAGGGTGATCCTTTCTTTATGTGTTTTAGTTTCTGAAAAAAAACTTAGGTATAACTATTCAGCATGGACACCTTATTAGAGCTAGGAGGCTGTAGGTATTTTGTTTTGCCGTAACAAAGCAAGTTACGAGCAACCCTACTGCTGGATATATAATGTTCTTACAAAATGATATGCTCTTTCGATATGTGGACATTGATGCCATAACTTCATTCAGTTTGGGTGAAATTAGAGGAAGCAGTTACTACAATACCATTCCAAATCTCAACATCTTCTGGAAGCTTTTGGTAAACAGGGGTGGCAGACCAGACAAAGTAACCACCAGGGCGTAACAGGCGGTTCAATTCCAGCAAAAGCATGCCACCTGAAAGTAACCAGAGTCAACAACAAGATTGGCTTATAGAGCAAATTgataaaaagaaaggaagacaTGCTACCAACAAGACAAACCTTCAGTGTGCCAAGGGACCCTGCAGCGAGCACAATGAATGACATCAAAGACCCCGCTGGGATATGGAAGTCTCTTGGTGCCCATTACAGCTGATATTGCAGGAATTCCTCTTTCTagtgcaaattgtacttgagcTTCATGCTCATCTTTTGGAGCAAAAGACATTGTGAGCACATCTCTTTCAAACATGTAGCCTCCAAAGCTGGCAACCCCACAGCCAACATCTAGAATAACACGACTTCTTTTGCCCCATGCAATATCAGGCAGTGCCTGTGCAGATCAGTTTGACCAAAATTTGTAAATGGATAGAAGAAAGTAAACAAACATGACAACATGAAATTTTCACTATCATGGCTCGGTACTGTTgaaaaaaccaaataaaacgtTTACTAAAAAGGGCAAGTTTTGGCTGTTAAGTGGGGTGTCTTGCAAGCATAAATACGAAAGTCTGTTGTTGATAAGAAGCATTTGCCTCAGGATTATTTATGTGAAGTAGTACAAAACAAATCAATCGCTGAT
This region includes:
- the LOC133909321 gene encoding gibberellin 20 oxidase 2-like — encoded protein: MDASQAPPLLLSAPTLSIDLPAAKDKAAAVFDLRREPKIPAPFVWPPADARPTLAAELGMPVVDVGVLRNGDGAGLRAAAAQVAAACATHGFFQVWGHGVDAALARAALDGASDFFRLPLAEKQRARRVPGAVSGYTSAHADRFSSKLPWKETLSFGFHDGAASPVVVDYITSTLGHDFEQMGRVYQRYCEEMKELSLTIMELLELSLGVERGYYREFFKDSRSIMRCNYYPPCPEPERTLGTGPHCDPTALTILLQDDVGGLEVLVDGDWRPVRPVPGAMVINIGDTFMALSNGRYKSCLHRAVVNRRQERRSLAFFLCPREDRVVRPPPTGASPRQYPDFTWGDLMRFTQRHYRADTRTLDAFSRWLCCPHGPAQETATSCT
- the LOC133909322 gene encoding probable methyltransferase PMT26; this translates as MAFGRGAKMDGRRPSSSLSSSFCTTTTVVVFVALCLVGAWMMTSSTVFPLEISSNKKSEVRKPAPAVNFGAAEGAASGNAGESSEKFEDTDNNDNAVQEESNNRDAPEEEKYAENTMEKTEEKTEEKEPEPPKKEETKDTFDDANGKLEGRSDDVKKVDDEEKSEEKKDDEITNEKGDDKSDGERKDDQEEKSEGDASQEEQPQIEEKVEESGEKEESSKSDEVFPDGAQSELLKESNAQNGSFPTQAAESKSEKEVQASSKSSGDETSYSWKLCNSSDSTDYIPCLDNEKAIKKLRTTKHYEHRERHCPEEPPTCLVPLPEGYKRQIEWPKSRDKVWYSNVPHTKLAEYKGHQNWVKVSGDYLLFPGGGTQFKNGALHYIDTIQQALPDIAWGKRSRVILDVGCGVASFGGYMFERDVLTMSFAPKDEHEAQVQFALERGIPAISAVMGTKRLPYPSGVFDVIHCARCRVPWHTEGGMLLLELNRLLRPGGYFVWSATPVYQKLPEDVEIWNAMSSLTKSMCWKMVSRTKDKLNQVGMAIYQKPTDNNCYEKRSENNPPLCKETDDANAAWNVPLEACMHKLPVGPTVRGSKWPESWPQRLEKTPFWIDGSQVGVYGKPANEDFEADYAHWKRVVSKSYVNGMGIDWSKVRNVMDMRAVYGGFAAALRDQKVWVMNIVPIDSPDTLPIIYERGLFGMYHDWCESFSTYPRTYNLLHADHLFSKLKKRCKLLAVFAEVDRVLRPEGKLIVRDNAETITELENMAKSLQWEVRMTYTKGNEGLLCVEKSIWRPKEVEASM